The stretch of DNA AGCAGGATTATTACCATGCTGTGGCTGCCGAGGTGCATTATGAAGGAATTTATGATAATGATTACCATGGAAGCCCACCTCCGGCTCGATCTAGAAAGTTCCATGACAAGGAACAAATGGAGTATACTGAAATATTGAAATTGCGGGGTCTGCCTTTTTCTGTGACAAGATCTGATATCGTGGAATTCTTTGGGGAGTTCAAGCTGACAGAGGGAAAAATACACATTGCGTGCCGTCCTGATGGGAAAGCTACTGGGGAGGCATATGTGGAGTTTTCCTCAGCTGAGGAGGCTAAGAAAGCAATGCACAAGGACAAGATGACTATTGGATCGCGATATGTGGAGCTATTTCCTTCGACACCAGATGAAGCCAGGCGTGCGGAATCAAGATCACGGCAGTGATTGAGTTCACGTGATTGGAATTTTTAATGCTTTTATCATGTTGTGCTTAGCATTAGAACCAGCTGTCCTCATTTTCCTTTATGATCTACTGTAGATTAGATTTGCTGCTGTGGAACTAAATCTTCTCAGAACTCAGAAGGTGCTACTACACCTGACAGTGGTGATGAGTTTCTGAAGcgtttgtttagtttgatatgGATATCCATGCATGATGTTCTCATGTCTCCTGGCCCCTTCTGCTTTCATGGTTTTGTCATGTTAACAGTGTGgaccatatttttaattttgtggatTAACTGGAACGTGGAGTTTGTCATATGAACTAGAGGCTTTGTCTGGAGCCAAAATTCAATTTGACTGTGATACCAATTCTGGTCGCGAGATAGgcattttcctttcatttcatttgttaTAAGGACTCTAAGAGCAATTTCCATTCCCAAAAATTCATCTTAGGCTCCATTTGGAATGCATGAACTAGAAGTTCAGAATTCATTTACAAATAATTAGGATTTTTATAATGATAACCGAGTGTtgggatttatttttattgtacgTGAAAAAGGGGGCCACGGAAAATATTATGAaggttaagtttttttttttaaaaaaaaaaagacactttattatgatttgtaaaaataaataacatggGTTGGCGTTTACGTTTCAGACAAGTTATAAAGAGGAGGAAAAGGGGTAAGCCTTGAAATTGCGTGAGAAGAAGATTAGAATGTCCTCAATTTAATAACACGCCTGCCTAAATTCATAGCATCATCTATGGCACAGCCACAGGAAATAACAACTCATCTATAATAAGTTTGCTAGGCCCAAATGCATTTTGGTCAAAACATCTTTCAATACCAAGCTTGGCTCTCGCCTAATGCCCaccaatttatttgtaaatgacGTTGCAAAGACTTGATTGATTGCTGCTGTGCTGCCCAATAGTCAAAAAGGGGATTTGGGATTACTTGTCTTGGGGATAAAATTAAGGTACGAAGAAGGTGTCATCCAAACAATTTGCACCTCCTACCATAATTATCACTcaaaatatataagataattTGTGTGGAGTTAAGACGGTGTCTACTTCtgaatattatataatttaatatgaatattttatacaaatttaaaatatttattaaaattatcataaaatattttctaatattagaTGTGTCTTGCTTCCTTTGCCTTCCTCATCCTCTCCACCCAGGTACCCACAATTGTCGCCATTCTACCAGGTTAAAGAATGcataaaatacaattgaaaAATTACATGTGCTGTTCTTAATGTTcggataattataaaaattatttatttttgatatttacaAAAAACGTAATAAGTACTTTTGAATTTTAATGCTATGTTGAAAGTTAATTAATCTAGTTAaatattaccaaaaaaaaaataatcttatatATAAACTCTTTATTTATTCTCACTCTTCTCTCATTATTGCAACTGCTCCCTTCATCACTTGTCCCCACCAAACTTCATTCATTGTTATTGGTATTGTCTCCtctttttgattttgagtttgatAAAACCCAAATTTAGGTTTCCTCAAActcatattcttcttcttttttttttttttttgggctgcTGCAATGAACTTATAGGTTTAGCAAATTTCATGtcaatgttatttatttatttctaattaaaaaagataagagaTAGATAGAATAAAGAGTAAATTAGTCATTTTACCTCTTTATTCAACAACATGAGTgcttattattaattttcaaatgtcaAATATTTCTTACAATTTGGCAAACCCCACCATGCCTGTTGTTTGTAATTTTTTggttaaataacataaaaagtacattttttttaaaaaaataagctaTAAAAATAGTCTATAAATGAGACTCTAAATCttatttactaaataataataataaatttaattttttaaagtaaataaacaAATTGGAATGGAAACGAATTTGGAGTCTGGTCTGGGTGTAGCATACAGATACAGTTGCAGGAGGAGGGGCTACGCGTTGTTATGTTAATGTTGGGAAGTGGGAACGGAACCACACGTGTAGGTTGAAAACCAGAAGGGACAGACAGGAAGGAAGGAACACGCGTCCGGCACGAGGGACAGAGAGACGGAAACAAACACAACTGAAAACACAAAACCACAAGGAAGGGGCGAAATGGGCGAATGCTGCGAGAGCACACGGATGGATGACGTGGagaaagaatttttgaaatccCGCCTAAACACCGGATTTCAATTCATTCGTGattcaattttatttccttCCCTTCTTATCTCTCCTTTTCGCCTCCCCCACTCCTCGCTCAACACCAAACCCAGCCCAAAGCGTCTTTCCTTATCTCCTCACGCCGCCCCCCCATCCCTAACCCTAGAGGTAGACTCGTCCCCAACTCGTTCCGAGTCACGCCTTTTCGGGCCGATTCCCGACGATTCTCACCGGTTCCGGTCCTTTTTCTTGCAGGTAACGCCATGAAGGGAGGCAGATCGAAGGCCGAGACGAAGAGGACGGATGCCAAGTGAGTTTgttcgtttatttatttatttatttcttttctttcgcGATTTGTTATTTGAGGTTATGGCGGTGGTTTAGATCTGCGATCGCTTATGTGTATGCTTGATGGTTCTGTCGTGTGAATCGACGATGAAGATGCGTTGTCTTCGTAATTTATTGCCAGGCTATCCGTGAAGAAGAGGGGCGCCGGTGCCGAGAAAGCCGGCAAAAAGCCTGCCAAGAAGGCCAAGGCTACCAAGGATCCTAACAAGCCTAAGAGGCCTGCCAGTGCATTCTTCGTTTTCATGTATGGTCGACGTCTCTCCGCATGATATTTCGTTGATAGATCTTTGTTTTAGGTGAAATCGAATTTCCTAAATAATTTCGTAAATGTGTTTCGGATCTCAGGGAGGAGTTCAGGAAACAGTACAAAGAAAAGCATCCTAACAACAAATCTGTTGCTGCTGTGAGTGGTTTCAGATCTGCCGATTTCGTGAAATTTTCTCGAATTCTGACTTTCTTTATCTTCAtatttaatatgattttttttcatgGATCAGGTGGGTAAAGCTGGGGGAGACAAATGGAAATCGTTGTCTGAAGCTGTAAGTAATTCGCGAAAAgcagaaaataaattaactctAATTGATTCCCGAAGAAGCATATTTATTTTTCCATGAATTTCAAACATCAGGATAAAGCACCATATGTGGCAAGGGCAGAGAAAAGGAAGACTGAATACAACAAGAACCTCGAGGCTTACAATAAGAAAATTGTAAGCCCTCAACCTTCGAGCTAAATTTGCAAAATTCAATTTTCCCTTAACCATGCGTCTCTAATTGTTGTGATTATCTGCAAATACTGTTAAATCGGTTTTCATGTTTGACTTCAATTACAGGCCGAGGGACCAGCAGATGATGAAGAGTCGGACAAGTCAAGGTCAGAGGTGAACGACGACGAGGAGGATGAAGAGGAGGGCAGCGGAGAGGTTTGTTACTGCCCaaattgttaaattttcaaTGACTTGTTCTCGTTTTGCAAATTAAGGTTTTTGAGAGAACGTTTTTCTTTATGCTCTTGACAGGAAGAGGAGGACGATGATTAGGTGGAAGGCAATGAAAGGTGTATCCAAGCAATCTGAGTAGGGTTTCTATATTACGATAAATAGTATAGTATGTATTTTTTCCCCTTGgtgttttcttcctctttttttggGTAAGCGAGGAAAGAAATATGTTCCGAACGTGATGAATCCCTCTCGTATATGGCTTATGTAATTGACGATGTTTTCCGTGTTAAATGATGAAGCTAGGTTTTCTTGCCTTCGCTGTTCGCTGTTCAATCTCTGAAATTTCTTGTCAGATTCCCTTAAGGGGCAAGCATTTAGTTTATTGTTGGTATCCATGTATTTGGGTTGACTATGTTAAACGCATCATCCTAGACTCAATTCATGGAGTTGGATTAGTTGACTTCTCTTCTTAGGCTTGTTGGCTCGCAACTGAATTTTTTACGgcaattttgtttttacttGCATGTTTGGCGATctaatttaaagtttgtttcTTTATCTTGTGGTTGATCTGATCTTTAAAGTCCAATTGAATAGAATATGTTTTTAAAGCTTGTCATTGGGTTTTTATTCGATTCCCCCTCTTAGTGATAGGCAAGAAGCTGAGTCAGTCTCAGCCTGGACATATCATGAAACATGAGAATTATATTCTGCAGGACtacaagaaattttaatttgattatctaCTGATTCTTTTTAGGATATAATTGCTGCAACAAAAAATACGCTTCAACCCATCAAAATTTCTGATTTAAGAAAGTTCTCAGTAATTAGTGCAAGAATCAAATAAATGCCATTAGATCCTGTATTGGTTGGATGGTAGCTTTTATTAGGTAATATCTTTTACTCAGCACAACTGGTGAGAATGGGATTCGGATTCCTGGTTTTATTCGGTCGCCCTAGTTGTTTTGAGGATCTGACAGTCGTTTGAAAGATGATATTGGTGTGTTTCCAAAATCTAACAAGAGAAGAAAGGGGATCTGTCCCGAAGTGCTCTTCAATTTGCTGGTTTTTACCACAATCAAATTCCCATGATTGTGCAACTACCGAATATTTGCTGGTTTTACCACAATCAAATACCCATGTTTTTGTATACGTtaaccaaaaaaagaagaaaagccaTATATTTGGTGGTTTTGACTTATTCCCATGATTGTGCAACTACCGAATCAAAATTCTACCTAGTGCTTAATTTAACCAGAACATCTTCTCTCCACTCCTTGatgttaattttttgttttattctcgTTTGCTTGGCGAATAGCAATCATTCCAGACTTTGTGATTCCAGTTCAAGTGGATCTTAGCCTCTTATTCCCAATTTGGATACTCATTGTTACTCAAAACTCATGCTGCACAGTCCCTTTTTTCTATATATACACAACTGAGCCTATGGGTGCTCGTGGTTAGATTAGTTACgaatttatataaattcaaAGTCTAGAGCCTGTTTGGCTATTTCCTGGTAAACCGGTGAAAGGGAGCTTTTTTGAGTTTACAagttactttttaaaattttgccaaAGTATTTGCCAAAAAGTGTAAAGAGATTGATGTTAAGCtcttttttaacaatttttgaACTCCATTCAGttttggaaaataatatttcatttttaattctaattttagaaCTAAAGATGTATTAAcactttatattttaaaaagatattttttttaattccctagtataaagatgaaaaaataaaaaatatttctatcacTAAACACCAAACAGGCCTTAATTCTTTTCAACTTATTATTTGACAGTTTATAAGTTGCATGAAAAAAAGCCTTTTTTTGAACTAATCAAAAGACAAATATATCCtcaaaacaattctaaaattttcaacaaatgtATTTAAACGCAATCTTGTGTGGTTGTGGTGACACTACCGTGCACCATTGTTGCAATGATAGGTTTCATCGATTCGGAACCTTTCGCGTTGAGTTTGATCAGTGATGGAACTCAATGACATGGGTGCTTTCTGGCCACTTcttttgtttaattaaataaatttaatttttgaaaatatatcactGTGTATGGTTTGAAatctatatttattaattaaacatttttattaattaattatcaaatttattattatataactatTGTTAATGTACGTATGTTATAGTCTTGTctcaaaagtaaaattaattaaattttttacttaaaaattgcATCAAATagctttatttattaaaatagatGATAAGCCTTTTTGGTCATATTATAATTTCTGACAGcttataaatttgttttctttctcaaacacgTCAATATATGACACTGATAACTTCTTGtacttttttttcaaatgcgttaataattttttacaattataagCAAGCTCTTATAACTTAAAACATTTTTTGTAAAAGCTAAAAACTGCGAAGCCAAAGAAGCTCATAATTAGGTTtgcaaatttaattaattgaagctTAAAGTAAGACCAAAACAACCTAACCcgattaaatttatataatcacATCAAAgttttataatgaaaaatagaTGAATTAGGTTTTATAAATTACTAAGCCAAGCAAGCTGATAATTAGGTTGGGTTTTGAAATTTTAGTTTCGAAAGTAATTCAATCTTAAAATAAGACCCAAACAACCACCTAACGcaaacaaatttgggtttgattgaaagttttgaaatttatataattacatCAACGTTTTTTAAGAGATTCATAaaacttgttttaatattttgagaataataatcaTGAATACAGGTCGTCCCAATTGGTCTTGGTCTTGGTCTTGAGAAAAACCAAACTCTATCACAGAATTGAGCAAAATGGATTCATGGGGATTGGCTTGGCTTGGGTGGGCTCAAGTTTTGGGCTTCCAGCTCTCTTGTGAACCCTTAATTGGGACCAACTAACTCTGCCCTTCAAATAAAGGTTATCAGTttgttttgctttgctttgctttaaAATATTGGATGAAGCAGATTATTAAGCGCATCTGTTTCAgtctctcactcactctcttTCATACTCTGCTCCATCATCATTTAAGAATGAAAGAAGCAATCCCACCCTCgcctattatatatatatatatatggaaaagTCATGAAAGCCTCGTCTTGAACTAGAGGCCACATATATAGATGATttttgtgtgcgtgtgtgtggaATGAGTCCATCAAAGTGGTTGTGGTAAATAAATACCATGGTTACCTGTACCTGCTAGATTGGAAGTGATGGCCACTCACATTCATTCAACCAAAAGGATAGAGACTTATTATATCAAAGCCTTGTCTTAATAATATGAATTatggggtgggggtgggggtgggttatattatgtatgtatgtatatgagTTGGATTGCTTTGGTTTTTATATTAATCTCCactcaaattaattttgattggaTTTATAAACTTAAAGacataaaattaacttaatcacaaaacaaaactgaattAACCCCCCCCCCAATCTAATCAATTTCGAGTTGGGTTTTGgttctaaaattttatgtagTAATAATGttatcaaaacaaaacatgGAAGATGGAAGAAGCTAGCTGGATTGGACCATGAGCCCAGCCCCCCCCCCCTCATAATTAACAGCTAGATTTGTATTTTAACTTCatgaatgaataattttttgtagAAATAGAGTGAGTGAAAGCCTTCATTACAACACAACATTAATTATTCTTTACaatgtaataataattttgaactTAAAAACTAAAGCAATTCTTGGTAGTAAAGTGCTAGCTCAGCTTAGCTTTAGGGTTATGATTGCTACTTGTGCTTGCTGCTTAGACAAAAGTGAAAAAAACTtctcttcaaatttcaaataataataacaataataataataaaaactacTTTTCCTTTCacttttgtttcattctttttacAAAATGGAACCCAAAAGGCAAAATCCATTTGATTATGATTCTGCATCTGAATAAAACTCCTCACTTTTAAGGGaaatttctatttctttaaattgtgtaatttttagaatgatacaaataaaaagataaaaatgcacaaccttttatttattaattccCTTTCTTTAGATTTATAAATCTGAAGCacagagaaaaggaaaagagtcCCTAATTGTGGCGCCCCCCAATGAAGCAATGAATAATAATAGTGGTACTTGCTGGTGAAGGGAATCAATCATCACTCACTGGGTTAAGTAAGGGTGGATGCTCCAAGAGTTTGCCTCTCttctatgagagagagagaggaggctGCAGCACATGGGTTTGCGCTCTTGACATGATTTTGAAAGGAtggcttttctttctttccttccttccttctttttaGTTTATCCATTACTACAACACGCAGCAATTGTTTTCATAATGGTTTATCAATTATGTATATactatatatactaattaaatCTATAAAACTTTATGTACCACAACCCCATGCCCATCTGTTCAAATATTCAAACTCTTACTTTAaaaagttattattataatatggtcaaattttattttacatttagaTTTAGACGTCACTTACTCTTTactttttcaaatattaaaaattgaggGATAGGCTTTCCAtgtgttattatatatatatata from Diospyros lotus cultivar Yz01 chromosome 6, ASM1463336v1, whole genome shotgun sequence encodes:
- the LOC127803500 gene encoding uncharacterized protein LOC127803500 isoform X1; translation: MYGQRGAMWGSGGVSDGYEVGSKRQRMMESNPYFAVSGSSSGFQPYSYGSGYQPSAFPVVRLRGLPFNCTDIDVFKFFAGLEIVDVLLANKNGRFSGEAFVVFASPMQAEFALQRDRQNMGRRYVEVFRCKKQDYYHAVAAEVHYEGIYDNDYHGSPPPARSRKFHDKEQMEYTEILKLRGLPFSVTRSDIVEFFGEFKLTEGKIHIACRPDGKATGEAYVEFSSAEEAKKAMHKDKMTIGSRYVELFPSTPDEARRAESRSRQ
- the LOC127803500 gene encoding uncharacterized protein LOC127803500 isoform X2, which translates into the protein MQAEFALQRDRQNMGRRYVEVFRCKKQDYYHAVAAEVHYEGIYDNDYHGSPPPARSRKFHDKEQMEYTEILKLRGLPFSVTRSDIVEFFGEFKLTEGKIHIACRPDGKATGEAYVEFSSAEEAKKAMHKDKMTIGSRYVELFPSTPDEARRAESRSRQ
- the LOC127804970 gene encoding high mobility group B protein 3-like — its product is MKGGRSKAETKRTDAKLSVKKRGAGAEKAGKKPAKKAKATKDPNKPKRPASAFFVFMEEFRKQYKEKHPNNKSVAAVGKAGGDKWKSLSEADKAPYVARAEKRKTEYNKNLEAYNKKIAEGPADDEESDKSRSEVNDDEEDEEEGSGEEEEDDD